A window from Acidobacteriota bacterium encodes these proteins:
- a CDS encoding ATP-binding protein, translated as MRATLSLRARYTIWIVLILTGLVTSILFVVQRREVRMITEETKNRGVLTARFIANLNLRAMLLWDIETLQSNVEERIDDNLVYIVFYDRFGRPLAGSRDIQGDRDIFENSRLSPDAGPDAMHVEGGWFHVPDRSLRVLEIEIPIFAPESATRWGSVKTGHLLEDMHREVRSVSRILVGLGLAGLAVGLLASFLLGRRITRPIRNLVDGTQKIARGDFSTTIESDSRDEIGELARSFNDMTRDLVDMRERMAEANRKLVQAEKLASIGRLAATIAHEIRNPLTSVNLNIQKVSGSENLDEVEKEHIALCRDGIDQIEKFIREMLDFTRSADLNCDQFAVPQILESSRKILEGVFQKKKVRLDVKAASDLPPVFVDADKIRQVLLNVLRNACEAVEPGGKVAVAMDTAASSGRPMVRIRISDNGSGIPEKDWENIFEPFFTTKASGVGLGLAHARKIVAQHGGTIRVLKKQGKGSLFEIRLPCEEGR; from the coding sequence ATGAGAGCCACACTGTCTCTGCGCGCGAGATACACGATCTGGATCGTTCTGATCCTGACCGGCCTCGTCACCAGCATCCTGTTTGTCGTCCAGAGGCGGGAAGTGCGGATGATCACCGAGGAGACGAAAAACCGGGGGGTTCTGACCGCCCGGTTCATCGCCAATCTCAATCTCCGGGCGATGCTTCTGTGGGACATCGAAACCCTTCAGAGCAATGTCGAGGAACGGATCGACGATAATCTGGTCTATATCGTTTTCTACGACCGCTTCGGACGTCCCCTGGCGGGAAGCCGCGACATCCAAGGAGACCGCGACATCTTTGAAAACAGCCGGTTGAGTCCGGATGCCGGTCCGGACGCCATGCATGTCGAAGGCGGCTGGTTTCATGTCCCGGACCGATCTTTGCGCGTCCTTGAGATCGAGATTCCGATCTTCGCCCCGGAGTCCGCGACGCGCTGGGGCTCCGTTAAAACCGGCCATCTGCTCGAAGACATGCACCGCGAAGTGCGCAGCGTGAGCCGGATCCTTGTCGGGCTCGGCCTGGCCGGCCTGGCCGTGGGGCTTTTGGCCTCCTTTCTCCTGGGACGCCGCATCACCCGGCCGATCCGGAACCTTGTGGATGGAACACAGAAGATCGCCCGGGGGGATTTTTCCACCACCATCGAATCGGACTCGCGGGACGAGATCGGTGAACTGGCCCGGAGCTTCAATGACATGACCCGGGATCTTGTGGATATGCGCGAACGGATGGCCGAGGCCAACCGGAAGCTCGTCCAGGCCGAAAAACTGGCCTCCATCGGACGTTTGGCGGCCACGATCGCCCACGAGATCCGGAATCCGCTGACGTCGGTCAATCTCAACATTCAGAAAGTGAGCGGGAGCGAGAACCTCGACGAGGTCGAAAAAGAGCATATCGCCCTGTGTCGAGACGGCATCGACCAGATCGAAAAGTTCATCCGCGAAATGCTCGACTTCACCCGATCCGCCGACTTGAATTGCGATCAGTTCGCCGTGCCCCAGATCCTGGAATCCTCCCGGAAGATTCTGGAGGGGGTTTTTCAAAAGAAAAAAGTCCGTCTGGACGTCAAGGCGGCTTCGGATCTGCCTCCCGTCTTTGTGGATGCCGACAAGATCCGCCAAGTCCTGCTCAACGTCCTCAGAAACGCCTGCGAGGCCGTTGAGCCGGGAGGGAAGGTCGCCGTGGCCATGGACACCGCCGCCTCGTCCGGCCGTCCGATGGTCCGCATCCGCATATCGGACAACGGGAGCGGCATTCCCGAGAAAGACTGGGAGAACATCTTTGAGCCGTTCTTCACGACCAAAGCCTCGGGCGTCGGGCTCGGCCTGGCCCATGCGCGGAAGATTGTTGCCCAGCACGGCGGCACGATCCGGGTTCTGAAGAAACAGGGGAAAGGCAGCCTGTTTGAAATCCGCCTGCCCTGTGAGGAGGGGAGATGA
- a CDS encoding sigma-54 dependent transcriptional regulator, producing MKSILIIEDDVLVRKTLVAHLARGGYEVRPAEDGREGTAAFDRDAPDLVLLDVRLPDMNGLEVLKNLRSRNDKIPVIVMTAFDDMKTTVEAVKAGAFEYLVKPLDIVELDLAVAKAFQVRALEDKVAYLVEERQREYAIDNIIGRSPRMRDVFKLIGSVADTRTNILIQGDSGTGKELVAKAIHYNSPWKDEPFIVINCSAITDTLLESELFGHVKGAFTDAFCETRGKFEIAGRGTLFLDEVGDVSPGLQSKLLRVIETRDFMKVGGEKVLKTEARIIAATNQDLTDLIARGRFREDLYYRLKVVEINLPSLRDRREDIPDLVAYLLIKINRELKKNVRKVPPEVMKRLEALPWKGNVRELENALTRAVILAKGDVILKENLPLTPPAETAPPEGLEPLKDVEKEHIRRVLQETRGNKMRASRILRISRPTLDKKIREYGLEDKGVLEL from the coding sequence ATGAAGTCCATTTTGATCATCGAGGACGATGTTCTCGTCCGCAAGACGCTGGTCGCCCATCTGGCCCGGGGGGGCTACGAGGTGCGCCCGGCCGAGGACGGCCGGGAGGGAACGGCCGCCTTTGACCGCGACGCGCCCGACCTCGTCCTTCTTGACGTGAGGCTTCCGGATATGAACGGCCTGGAAGTTTTAAAGAACCTCCGGTCTCGCAATGACAAGATTCCCGTCATCGTCATGACCGCCTTCGACGACATGAAAACCACGGTCGAGGCCGTCAAGGCCGGAGCTTTCGAATACCTGGTGAAACCCCTGGATATCGTCGAACTCGACCTGGCCGTTGCCAAAGCCTTTCAGGTTCGGGCGCTGGAAGACAAGGTCGCGTATCTGGTCGAGGAACGGCAGAGAGAGTACGCCATCGACAATATCATCGGTCGTTCGCCCCGGATGCGCGATGTCTTCAAGCTCATCGGGTCCGTGGCGGATACGCGCACGAACATTCTCATCCAGGGGGATAGCGGCACGGGCAAGGAGCTTGTGGCCAAGGCCATCCACTACAACAGCCCCTGGAAGGACGAGCCGTTCATCGTCATCAACTGCTCGGCCATCACCGACACTCTCCTCGAAAGCGAGTTGTTCGGACACGTCAAGGGCGCCTTCACGGACGCTTTTTGCGAAACCCGCGGCAAATTCGAAATCGCCGGCCGGGGGACGCTGTTTCTGGATGAAGTCGGGGACGTCTCGCCCGGCCTCCAATCCAAACTCCTTCGCGTCATCGAAACACGGGATTTCATGAAGGTCGGCGGGGAAAAGGTGCTCAAGACCGAAGCCCGCATCATCGCCGCGACCAACCAGGACCTGACCGACCTCATCGCGCGGGGGCGATTCCGGGAGGATCTCTATTACCGGCTCAAGGTCGTCGAAATCAACCTGCCTTCGCTCCGCGATCGCCGCGAAGACATCCCCGACCTTGTGGCCTACCTCCTGATCAAGATCAACAGGGAACTCAAAAAGAACGTGCGGAAGGTCCCGCCCGAAGTCATGAAACGACTCGAGGCGCTGCCCTGGAAGGGGAATGTCCGCGAACTCGAAAATGCCCTGACACGGGCCGTGATTCTGGCCAAGGGCGATGTCATCCTCAAGGAAAACCTTCCTCTGACTCCGCCGGCCGAAACCGCCCCGCCCGAAGGGCTGGAGCCGTTGAAGGATGTCGAAAAAGAACATATCCGGCGGGTGCTTCAGGAAACGCGGGGCAACAAGATGCGGGCCAGCCGGATTCTTCGGATCAGCCGGCCGACCCTGGACAAAAAAATCCGGGAATACGGGCTTGAAGATAAAGGGGTTTTGGAATTATGA
- the pgsC gene encoding poly-gamma-glutamate biosynthesis protein PgsC, with protein MTLETFLAGVLLALLFTEWTGLSPGGIVVPGYIALHLNQPGRILATLAVALVCLGLYRLAAGFFILFGRRRFVFFLLAGMVLAQVWSLVAPGGFPGQGAELRVIGWVVPGLLANSLERQKIAPTLSGLAVVAVMAHLLIKVVEILAGR; from the coding sequence ATGACTCTGGAGACTTTCCTGGCCGGGGTATTGCTGGCGCTGCTTTTCACCGAATGGACCGGCCTTTCGCCCGGCGGAATCGTCGTTCCCGGCTATATCGCCCTTCATCTGAATCAGCCCGGCCGTATTCTGGCCACCCTGGCCGTTGCGCTCGTCTGTCTCGGGCTCTACCGGCTGGCCGCCGGATTCTTCATTCTTTTCGGCCGCCGCCGGTTCGTTTTTTTTCTTCTGGCCGGCATGGTTCTTGCTCAGGTCTGGTCTCTTGTCGCCCCGGGCGGTTTTCCCGGTCAGGGCGCCGAACTTCGGGTCATCGGCTGGGTCGTCCCGGGACTTCTGGCCAACAGCCTGGAAAGGCAAAAGATCGCCCCGACCCTGTCCGGGCTCGCGGTCGTGGCCGTCATGGCCCATCTTCTGATCAAGGTTGTGGAAATCCTGGCGGGGCGATGA
- a CDS encoding succinylglutamate desuccinylase, with protein MNPTVFRKAAAAGLGGILCILAGADFHRSRNLREAVVAGPGVTRIGSLGDYLPGLRGGTNDAHVYVLEGREPGGAVLVLGGTHPEEPAGRLAGWILAENGLVEKGRLFIVITANRSASTVTRLGGAYPPDYTIATPWGEKTFRMGDRWSNPLDQWPDPEVYSHYPTRQQLAYVDIRNLNRTFPGRPDGTLTEKTSFAIMELIRRENIDIVIDLHEAELQYPVISAIVTHPKGQDLAALAAMIISGTEGFSIGVEYSPEALRGLSHREIGDNSDAISLLLEAPQPFLDATRGRTTRDLLLTGRDEFVVRAGQRGLLFEKIDESGWPIDIRVGRHCSTILSLLEIWSEDEPERAVVLSGVPRYAEVIEKGTGAFLRDPDTAPADRIVYE; from the coding sequence GTGAATCCGACTGTTTTCCGCAAGGCGGCCGCGGCCGGACTCGGCGGCATTCTCTGCATTCTGGCCGGGGCCGATTTTCACCGGAGCCGGAATCTCCGCGAGGCCGTCGTTGCCGGGCCGGGCGTCACCCGGATCGGGTCACTCGGAGACTATTTGCCCGGCCTGCGCGGCGGCACCAACGACGCCCATGTCTATGTTCTCGAGGGACGGGAGCCCGGCGGAGCCGTTCTCGTGCTCGGCGGAACACATCCCGAGGAGCCGGCCGGACGGCTGGCCGGATGGATCCTGGCGGAAAACGGCCTCGTCGAAAAAGGGCGGCTGTTCATCGTCATCACGGCCAATCGCAGCGCGTCCACCGTCACGCGGCTGGGCGGCGCCTATCCTCCGGATTACACAATCGCGACGCCCTGGGGTGAAAAGACCTTCCGCATGGGCGACCGCTGGTCCAACCCTCTCGACCAATGGCCGGACCCCGAGGTCTACAGCCATTATCCGACGCGCCAGCAACTGGCCTATGTCGACATCCGCAATCTCAACCGGACCTTCCCCGGACGTCCCGACGGGACCCTGACCGAAAAAACGTCCTTCGCCATCATGGAACTCATCCGCCGGGAAAACATCGACATCGTCATCGATCTCCATGAGGCCGAGCTCCAGTATCCCGTGATCAGCGCCATCGTCACCCATCCGAAAGGCCAGGATCTGGCCGCCCTGGCCGCGATGATCATCAGCGGAACCGAAGGGTTTTCGATCGGCGTCGAATACTCGCCGGAGGCGCTTCGCGGCCTTTCCCACCGGGAAATCGGAGACAACAGCGACGCGATTTCGCTTCTTCTCGAGGCCCCCCAGCCCTTCCTCGACGCGACACGGGGCCGGACGACGCGCGACCTTCTTTTGACCGGACGGGACGAATTCGTCGTTCGGGCCGGGCAGCGCGGACTTCTCTTCGAAAAAATCGACGAGAGCGGCTGGCCGATCGACATCCGGGTCGGCCGCCATTGTTCGACCATTCTCAGCCTTCTGGAAATCTGGTCCGAGGACGAGCCCGAACGGGCCGTGGTGTTGAGCGGGGTGCCGCGTTACGCCGAAGTCATCGAGAAGGGAACCGGCGCATTCCTGCGGGATCCGGACACGGCGCCGGCCGACCGCATCGTCTACGAGTGA
- the pgsW gene encoding poly-gamma-glutamate system protein codes for MKLIGIHGLAAAGLAVLLLSGLLLGPETVLHRQAEDAASRMARGLAAIRACAAAAGHAADPADDPNGTGLIGLEYSELTTTKGDPAAKRTSAVPDFAALFVHLYSQAGARPGEAVAVGASSSFPAFILAALSAAETLELRPLLIVSLAASQWGANNPRFTWLDMQDCLNRAGVLTIRPLAVSLGGEDDAGRGLSESMRTFLASEAGKRGFPLIEETDLERNVSRRMDLFRTSAGDTRIAAFVNIGGGAANMGADAGILSLRPGLTSPPPPAEAASRGAVHAMADAGVPIIHILNIRGLAERYGFPWDPVPLPDPGTVTIRGIPVRSPFAFLVLAAAYFILAGVILFRMRRKIEVHS; via the coding sequence ATGAAGCTCATCGGGATTCATGGACTTGCCGCGGCCGGGCTCGCCGTTCTTCTGCTGTCCGGACTTCTTCTCGGACCGGAAACCGTTCTCCATCGGCAGGCCGAAGATGCGGCCTCCCGTATGGCCCGCGGGTTGGCCGCAATCCGGGCCTGCGCCGCCGCCGCCGGACACGCCGCCGACCCCGCCGACGATCCCAACGGCACGGGCCTCATCGGGCTCGAATATTCCGAATTGACAACGACCAAGGGCGATCCCGCGGCCAAGCGGACGTCCGCCGTTCCGGACTTCGCCGCTCTTTTTGTTCATCTCTACAGTCAGGCCGGCGCCCGGCCCGGAGAGGCCGTGGCCGTCGGCGCCTCAAGCTCGTTTCCGGCCTTCATCCTGGCCGCCCTGTCCGCCGCCGAAACTCTGGAACTCCGGCCCCTTCTCATCGTCTCTCTGGCCGCCTCGCAGTGGGGCGCAAACAATCCCCGTTTCACGTGGCTAGACATGCAGGATTGTCTGAACCGGGCTGGTGTTTTAACCATCCGCCCCCTGGCGGTTTCGCTCGGCGGGGAGGATGACGCCGGGAGAGGGCTGTCTGAAAGCATGAGAACCTTTTTGGCCTCGGAAGCCGGAAAACGCGGCTTTCCGCTTATCGAAGAAACGGATCTCGAGCGCAACGTCTCCCGGAGAATGGATCTTTTCCGGACTTCGGCCGGCGATACGCGCATCGCCGCTTTTGTCAATATCGGCGGCGGGGCGGCCAATATGGGCGCGGATGCGGGCATCCTGTCGCTTCGTCCCGGCCTGACTTCCCCTCCGCCGCCTGCGGAGGCGGCATCCCGCGGCGCCGTCCATGCCATGGCCGATGCGGGCGTTCCCATCATTCATATTCTGAATATCCGGGGGCTGGCCGAGCGCTACGGGTTTCCCTGGGATCCGGTCCCGCTTCCCGATCCCGGAACCGTGACCATCCGCGGCATTCCGGTCCGGTCGCCGTTTGCTTTTCTGGTCCTGGCCGCAGCGTACTTCATCCTCGCCGGGGTGATTCTTTTCCGGATGAGGAGAAAAATCGAAGTTCACTCGTAG
- the pgsB gene encoding poly-gamma-glutamate synthase PgsB produces the protein MEWIFAATGLAVLLAYWTVERVLLKRNRDQIPVRIAVTGTRGKSSVTRLIAAALASSGYRVLAKTTGSKAALIFPGGLEKDIPRRGLPSILELRDILRTAAHLKVDAFVVEMMSIREECLRVESGRILRPQILVLTNVRPDHLEAVGRSRPDAARVPAAAFLRGGTVILPAEEVCPIFEETARKRGADLVRAEPLSPIELSAVPHLPYEEFEVNLRLAVAAAGRLGVSVPDALKGLAGVIPDPGSLRIWDLPFGPSGERIPCVSAFAANEPESTARILDKLDKKDGWSGRPKIGLLNLRSDRPERSLQWAEALDGGPFNGFRRLFLCGEPARAMLRILKRKSRRPGPQIFRVRSGHPAAITGELLATASAEKGIVVGMGNMAGLGRDIAAFWETEGSRP, from the coding sequence ATGGAATGGATCTTTGCCGCGACGGGACTGGCCGTTCTTCTGGCCTATTGGACCGTCGAGCGGGTTTTATTGAAGCGAAACCGGGATCAAATCCCCGTCCGCATCGCCGTGACCGGCACCCGGGGAAAATCGAGCGTGACCCGGCTGATCGCGGCCGCTCTCGCATCTTCCGGTTATCGTGTCCTGGCCAAAACCACGGGATCAAAGGCGGCCCTCATTTTTCCCGGCGGTCTGGAAAAGGACATCCCCCGCCGCGGTCTTCCCTCCATCCTTGAATTGCGGGACATTCTCCGCACGGCCGCCCATTTGAAGGTCGATGCTTTTGTCGTCGAGATGATGAGTATTCGGGAAGAGTGCCTCCGTGTCGAATCCGGCCGGATTCTTCGTCCCCAAATCCTCGTTCTGACCAATGTCCGGCCCGACCATCTCGAAGCCGTGGGACGGTCCCGCCCGGATGCGGCCCGGGTTCCGGCCGCGGCCTTTCTCCGGGGCGGCACGGTCATCCTTCCCGCCGAAGAGGTCTGCCCGATATTCGAAGAAACCGCCCGCAAACGGGGTGCGGACCTGGTACGGGCGGAGCCCCTGTCTCCGATTGAGCTGTCCGCCGTGCCGCATCTTCCCTATGAGGAATTTGAGGTCAATTTGCGTCTTGCGGTTGCCGCCGCCGGCCGACTTGGGGTGAGTGTCCCCGATGCCTTGAAGGGACTGGCCGGAGTCATTCCCGATCCCGGAAGTCTCAGGATTTGGGACCTGCCCTTCGGCCCATCGGGAGAACGCATCCCCTGTGTCAGCGCTTTCGCCGCCAACGAGCCCGAATCGACGGCCCGCATCCTGGATAAACTCGACAAAAAAGACGGGTGGTCCGGCCGTCCGAAAATCGGGCTTCTCAACCTCCGGTCCGACCGTCCCGAAAGATCCCTTCAATGGGCGGAAGCCCTGGACGGCGGTCCTTTCAACGGTTTCCGCCGCCTTTTCCTGTGCGGAGAGCCGGCCCGGGCCATGCTGAGAATTCTGAAGAGAAAGAGCCGCCGTCCGGGTCCACAGATCTTTCGCGTCCGGAGCGGCCATCCCGCCGCCATCACCGGAGAGCTTCTGGCGACCGCTTCGGCCGAGAAGGGGATTGTTGTCGGCATGGGAAATATGGCCGGCCTGGGCCGGGACATCGCCGCTTTCTGGGAAACCGAAGGGAGCCGTCCATGA
- a CDS encoding C4-dicarboxylate ABC transporter: MTATESAALILAVMAGVYILAKILKLSTELSMFSAALAGALAGGEGLPVRHIAEGAFTYFDIILIFVTATIFMNLLKESGGVAFLVRGILRKFHRRKTVLFSLLVLVLLVPGALTGAGSVTVLIAGGMAATVLSAMGLARPRVAAAIFLIAGLSAAAPPVSLWAMLTAAGVNMPYVGFFLPLLIPCVVLSLLTIFILGAGAKPIDLEKTLSALPDCPAGMNGIRVFMPFFLFFLLVAAGRVFPFSFPILGLPLIFAAAAGTAVVLSPIRLPVFRICRDTVAQLLPLIGTLTCVGILVQIMTLTGVRGLIAITVVTLPVTIVILTLFVTLPVSEAVLMWGAAPVLGVPLALLFNTIGLNPVVALAGMSMIWPLGDALPPTAIIGRLTVSTTEMTEPYGRFLKACLIPAILIILAGTLMVVYSKKLGFLTVF, translated from the coding sequence ATGACCGCAACCGAATCGGCCGCCCTGATCCTGGCCGTCATGGCCGGCGTCTACATTCTGGCCAAAATCCTGAAACTGTCCACGGAACTCTCCATGTTTTCCGCCGCCCTGGCCGGCGCCCTGGCCGGGGGCGAAGGACTGCCGGTCCGCCATATCGCCGAAGGGGCCTTCACGTATTTCGATATCATTCTCATTTTCGTCACGGCCACGATCTTCATGAATCTTCTCAAGGAATCGGGAGGTGTGGCTTTTCTTGTCCGCGGCATCCTGCGGAAGTTCCACCGGCGGAAAACCGTGCTGTTTTCGCTTCTTGTCCTGGTGCTTCTCGTTCCGGGCGCCCTGACCGGCGCGGGCAGCGTGACCGTTCTCATCGCCGGCGGTATGGCCGCCACGGTCCTCAGCGCCATGGGGCTCGCCCGTCCTCGCGTCGCCGCCGCCATCTTTCTGATTGCCGGATTGAGCGCGGCCGCGCCGCCCGTCAGTCTGTGGGCCATGCTGACGGCGGCCGGAGTCAATATGCCCTATGTGGGGTTCTTTCTGCCCCTGCTTATTCCCTGTGTCGTTTTGTCCCTGTTGACGATCTTCATCCTGGGAGCGGGGGCCAAACCCATCGATCTCGAAAAAACCCTGTCCGCTCTTCCGGACTGTCCCGCCGGAATGAACGGCATCCGCGTCTTTATGCCGTTTTTTCTATTTTTTCTTCTTGTCGCGGCCGGGCGGGTCTTTCCCTTCTCCTTTCCCATCCTCGGGCTGCCGCTGATATTCGCCGCCGCGGCCGGAACGGCCGTGGTCCTCTCCCCGATCCGCCTTCCCGTTTTCCGGATCTGCCGGGACACCGTCGCCCAGCTCCTGCCGCTCATCGGAACGCTGACCTGCGTCGGCATCCTCGTCCAGATCATGACCCTGACCGGAGTCCGCGGCCTTATCGCCATCACAGTCGTCACTCTTCCGGTGACCATCGTCATTTTGACTCTTTTCGTGACGCTTCCCGTCTCGGAGGCCGTGCTGATGTGGGGCGCTGCGCCCGTCCTCGGCGTGCCCCTGGCCCTGCTTTTCAACACCATCGGCCTCAATCCCGTGGTGGCCCTGGCCGGAATGAGCATGATCTGGCCTCTTGGAGACGCCCTGCCGCCGACGGCGATCATCGGCCGGCTGACGGTTTCGACGACGGAGATGACCGAGCCCTACGGACGATTCCTCAAGGCCTGCCTGATCCCCGCAATCCTTATCATCCTCGCCGGAACACTCATGGTTGTATACAGCAAAAAGCTGGGCTTCCTCACGGTTTTTTAA
- a CDS encoding aminotransferase class V-fold PLP-dependent enzyme — protein sequence MATSSRFGAEDLSFSSGLGRRGFMKTVLTGTAVSAAALSRLNASIYESLGVLNERHLGEPAPDGAYWEALKRHFMFQDDLIMMNNGTVGPMPRPVFNTLMKYFRMQVANPYDVYNYLPTLKEAVRVKLAAFIGASPDETVLTSNTTEGINLVAQGLDLAEGDEVLMTNLEHPGGINPWKIREKRHGIVVREIPVGVPPKSVGEFVEAFARALTPKTRVIFLSHTVYMTGLIAPLKEISRMAHEKGILVAADSAHGLGMLDLNMKDLGVDFFASSPYKWMGAPTGIGLLYIRKEVQDRLWPTIVSSGWDAVQTGARRFDPQGQRADAMVMALGEALEFQNVIGKARIARRIRGLAAHLKSGLKTIPGVTLHTPEDPYLSAGLTVFSLKGVNSQAIVDYVREKHNLVIRTVGISAEDITAVRVSTPIYISTKEVDMVLAGVRHFS from the coding sequence ATGGCGACATCATCCCGTTTCGGCGCTGAAGACCTGAGTTTTTCATCCGGCCTCGGGCGAAGGGGATTTATGAAAACCGTGCTGACCGGAACGGCCGTTTCCGCGGCCGCCCTGAGCCGTTTGAATGCCTCGATCTATGAAAGCCTGGGGGTTCTCAACGAGCGGCATCTCGGAGAGCCGGCTCCCGACGGCGCCTATTGGGAGGCTCTGAAACGGCATTTCATGTTCCAGGACGATCTGATCATGATGAACAACGGGACCGTCGGCCCCATGCCGCGGCCGGTCTTCAATACCTTGATGAAATATTTCCGCATGCAGGTCGCCAATCCGTACGATGTTTACAATTATCTGCCGACTTTGAAGGAGGCCGTGAGGGTGAAGCTGGCCGCTTTCATCGGAGCGTCCCCGGACGAAACCGTTCTGACGAGCAACACGACGGAAGGCATCAACCTGGTGGCCCAGGGGCTCGATCTGGCCGAAGGCGATGAAGTTCTGATGACCAACCTCGAGCATCCGGGCGGCATCAACCCCTGGAAAATCCGCGAAAAACGGCACGGCATCGTGGTCCGGGAGATTCCCGTCGGCGTGCCTCCGAAAAGCGTCGGGGAGTTTGTGGAGGCCTTTGCCCGGGCCCTGACCCCCAAAACCCGGGTTATTTTCCTCAGCCACACCGTCTATATGACGGGATTGATCGCGCCTCTCAAGGAAATCAGCCGGATGGCGCACGAGAAGGGGATCCTTGTCGCCGCCGACAGCGCTCACGGCCTGGGCATGCTCGATCTCAACATGAAGGACCTGGGTGTCGACTTTTTCGCCTCCAGCCCCTACAAGTGGATGGGAGCGCCGACGGGAATCGGTCTTCTCTATATCCGCAAGGAGGTCCAGGACCGCCTCTGGCCGACGATTGTCTCTTCGGGATGGGATGCCGTTCAAACCGGCGCCCGCCGGTTCGATCCCCAGGGGCAGCGGGCCGATGCCATGGTCATGGCCCTCGGAGAAGCCCTGGAATTTCAAAACGTGATCGGCAAAGCCCGCATCGCCCGCCGCATTCGAGGTTTGGCCGCCCACCTCAAGTCCGGGTTGAAGACAATTCCCGGCGTGACGCTCCACACTCCCGAAGATCCCTATTTGAGCGCGGGACTGACGGTTTTCTCCCTGAAAGGCGTGAACAGTCAGGCGATCGTCGATTATGTCCGGGAGAAACACAACCTGGTCATCCGCACCGTGGGCATCAGCGCCGAGGACATCACGGCCGTTCGCGTTTCCACCCCCATCTATATTTCCACGAAAGAGGTGGACATGGTTTTGGCCGGCGTCCGGCATTTTTCGTAA
- a CDS encoding class I SAM-dependent methyltransferase yields the protein MITENNGKRGDLRNGSPHVPVPPLVAPRFMDLLDRLLSCLPLEERAETHLLQIGIDSGDLAVRILEDRVLSRLTVMDDSADALRLLGAGMKQFGVRFKASYGRPEKYIQPEHFHAVLSHLFLHEMSNEDKIAVCRNVFDALKPGGLFAFSVVQPNSQRWISGLRDAWHVPYAVPPEFWILWLEKIGFEKCRYVLHESIFGIFRAFKPTAHNA from the coding sequence ATGATAACGGAAAACAATGGGAAACGAGGCGATCTGAGGAACGGATCGCCGCATGTGCCGGTTCCCCCGCTTGTCGCTCCCCGCTTCATGGATCTCCTTGATCGTCTTCTGTCCTGTCTGCCTCTCGAAGAACGGGCGGAAACCCATCTTCTTCAAATCGGCATCGACTCCGGAGACCTGGCTGTCCGCATTCTTGAAGACCGCGTGTTGTCCCGCTTGACCGTCATGGATGATTCCGCGGACGCCCTTCGGCTTCTCGGAGCCGGCATGAAGCAATTCGGAGTTCGGTTCAAGGCATCGTACGGCCGGCCCGAAAAATACATCCAGCCCGAACACTTTCACGCCGTTCTTTCCCACCTGTTCCTTCATGAAATGAGCAACGAAGACAAAATCGCCGTATGCCGGAATGTTTTTGACGCCTTGAAACCGGGCGGGCTTTTTGCCTTTTCCGTCGTCCAACCCAATTCGCAACGGTGGATTTCCGGACTGCGGGACGCTTGGCACGTCCCGTACGCCGTCCCTCCCGAATTCTGGATTCTCTGGCTGGAAAAGATCGGTTTCGAGAAATGCCGATATGTTCTCCATGAATCCATCTTCGGCATATTCCGCGCCTTCAAGCCTACCGCCCACAACGCCTGA